One window from the genome of Carassius carassius chromosome 15, fCarCar2.1, whole genome shotgun sequence encodes:
- the twist1b gene encoding twist-related protein 1b isoform X2, which translates to MPEEPARDSSSSPVSPVDSLSNSDGEPDRPPKRCGRKRRSSRKNGEDSDSSTLGKRGKKSSNSSNSPQSFEELQTQRVMANVRERQRTQSLNEAFAALRKIIPTLPSDKLSKIQTLKLASR; encoded by the exons ATGCCCGAAGAGCCCGCGCGAGACTCCTCCAGCTCCCCCGTGTCTCCCGTGGACAGCCTCAGCAACAGCGACGGAGAGCCCGACAGGCCACCGAAGAGGTGCGGAAGGAAAAGACGCTCGAGCAGGAAAAACGGGGAGGATTCCGATAGCTCGACCCTTGGGAAAAGGGGGAAAAAGTCTAGCAATAGCAGCAACAGCCCTCAGTCTTTTGAGGAGCTGCAGACGCAGCGCGTGATGGCGAACGTGCGCGAGAGGCAGAGGACGCAGTCCCTCAACGAAGCGTTTGCGGCTTTGCGCAAAATCATCCCCACTTTACCCTCCGACAAACTGAGCAAAATTCAGACGCTAAAACTCGCCTCCAG GTGA
- the twist1b gene encoding twist-related protein 1b isoform X1: MPEEPARDSSSSPVSPVDSLSNSDGEPDRPPKRCGRKRRSSRKNGEDSDSSTLGKRGKKSSNSSNSPQSFEELQTQRVMANVRERQRTQSLNEAFAALRKIIPTLPSDKLSKIQTLKLASRYIDFLCQVLQSDELDSKMASCSYVAHERLSYAFSVWRMEGAWSMSASH; encoded by the coding sequence ATGCCCGAAGAGCCCGCGCGAGACTCCTCCAGCTCCCCCGTGTCTCCCGTGGACAGCCTCAGCAACAGCGACGGAGAGCCCGACAGGCCACCGAAGAGGTGCGGAAGGAAAAGACGCTCGAGCAGGAAAAACGGGGAGGATTCCGATAGCTCGACCCTTGGGAAAAGGGGGAAAAAGTCTAGCAATAGCAGCAACAGCCCTCAGTCTTTTGAGGAGCTGCAGACGCAGCGCGTGATGGCGAACGTGCGCGAGAGGCAGAGGACGCAGTCCCTCAACGAAGCGTTTGCGGCTTTGCGCAAAATCATCCCCACTTTACCCTCCGACAAACTGAGCAAAATTCAGACGCTAAAACTCGCCTCCAGGTACATCGATTTTCTCTGTCAGGTTCTACAGAGTGACGAGCTGGACTCCAAGATGGCAAGTTGTAGTTATGTTGCTCACGAGCGTTTGAGCTACGCGTTCTCAGTTTGGAGGATGGAGGGCGCATGGTCCATGTCTGCATCTCACTAG